The nucleotide window AGGGAATAAAAGCCCTGGATGTCCGAATTAATGTGCCTGAAAAAGAGCCAGTCCGCAAATATCCGGAAATCCTGGACATGGTAAAGGCTGCAAAACTGCCCCCCAATGTGGAAGCAAGTGCTCTTGATATCTTTTCGAGGATGGCTGAGGCCGAAGCTTCAGTTCATGGGCAACCTGACCTTGAGAAACTTCATTTTCATGAGGTTGGTCAGAGTGATGCGCTTGCTGATATAATCGGCTCTTCGGCAGCTATCCATTCCCTTAACTGTGAATCTATTTACTGCACTCCTATAAACGTAGGCAGTGGAACAATTAAATGCGCACATGGAATTCTGCCTGTGCCAGCACCTGCAACCCTTGAGCTTCTCAGAAAAGGAAAATTCTATTTTAGGGGAGGGATCGAGCAAAAGGAACTTCTTACTCCTACAGGAGCTGCTATTCTGTCCCATTTTGCAAGACCTCTGGAAGCTTTTCCTCAGGGCAGGGTAATTTCAATAGGTTACGGGGCTGGAGATTCCGAGCTTTCCGGACCTAATGTGCTTCAAGGAATGCTATGCGAACTTGATTCCTGCCTGATTCCGGATATAATCGAGGTACTTGAAACTAATGCCGATGACGTGAGTGGAGAAGTTCTGGGGAATCTGTTCGAAGAACTGCTCACTATGGGAGCAAGGGATGTTGCAATTCTCCCGGCAACAATGAAAAAAGGCCGGCCTGCTCATGTTATTAAGGTCATTGCAAAGCCTGAAGATACTGCAAAACTCGCCCGGAAAATCATTATCGAAACAGGATCCCTTGGAGTTAGAGTTATTCCTACCAGACACAGACTGATGGCTGCCAGACGAATAGAACTGGTTCAGTTTGAAATAGAAGGGCAGATATATGAATCTGCAGTCAAGATTGCCAGGGACTCTGAAGGAATACTTCTTAATATTTCTGCCGAGTTTGAGGATTGCAAAAAAATCGCAAAAAAAAGCGGCATCCCTGTAAAAGAGGTTATGAGAAAGGCAGAGGAAGCTGCAAGAAAGACTTTTTCCTGAAATTCTCAACATGTCTGAAATAAGTAACAAAGTAAAAATAACTTAAAAAGTAAACAAATTAAAAAGTAAACAACTTAAAAAGTAAAAAAATATGATATTTTTAAAATGAATGACGAAACCGAAAATAAAGCTGGAAAGCAAAAGCCTTAAGATCTGAGGCTTTCACTTTTCATTCTATTTTGCTTGTAAGCCATCAAGGACTTAAAGTTTACCCATTGAATGCAGGAGTTCCGCGTTCAATACACTTGCTCCGGCTGCTCCGCGTATGGTGTTATGTCCCATTGCAATGTAGCGGATTCCTTCTCTTATACGGCCTACTGAAACGCTCATGCCTTTCCCCATATTGCGGTCAAGGCGCGGCTGAGGCCTGTCGATTTCTTCTCTGACAATTAAAGACTTTGAAGGTTCGGAAGGAAGTTCTTTCAGCCCTGGGTTAAAGTTCAGGAAAGCTTTCCTTACCTCTTCAGGCGTCGGTTTATCTCTCATTCCGGCCCATATGGCTTCGGTATGCCCATCTGTTACGGGAACCCTGTGGCAGGAAGCACTGACTCTCATATCTGCAGGCACGATTTCAGAGCCGTTGAACTCTCCGAGCAGTTTTAAAGTTTCAGTTTCCATCTTCTGTTCTTCGCTTCCTATGTACGGAATTATATTGTCATAAATTGCCATTGCGGCAACTCCGGAAAAGCCTGCCCCTGAGATCGCCTGCATTGTGGCTACCTGTATGGTTTCGAGCCCGAACTGCATAAGGGGCTTTAAGGTAACGGTCATGACAATCGTGGAGCAATTGGGATTTGTAATAATATATCCATCCCATCCTCTTGCATCCTGCTGGACTTCAAGAAGCCCTAGATGTTCCGGATTTACCTCAGGAATCACAAGAGGTATGTCCTTTTCCATCCTGTAAGATGAGGCATTGCTTGCCACTGCAAATCCGGCTTTTGCAAATTCGGGTTCCACTGTCAGGGCAAGGTCTGCAGGAAGTGCCGAGAACACTACGTCCGCATCTACGGTTTTTGGATCCACCGGAACAACTTTAATATCTTTAACGCTTTCCGGCATAGCTGTATCTAACCTCCAGCCTGCGGCTTCTTTATATGTTTTGCCGGCGCTTCTCTCGGATGCTGCAAGGGCTGTAATTTCAAACCAGGGGTGGTTTGCAAGTGCTTCTACAAATCTCTGCCCAACAGCGCCTGTGGCGCCTAAAATACCCGCTTTAATTGCTACCATTTAAAAAGCTACCTCCGGAAAGATAAGAGTCATTGATAAAACTGATTGATAAAACTGATTGATAAAGCTGATTGATAAAGCTGATTGATAAAATTGATTGATAAAGCTGATTGATAAAACTGATTGATAAAAAAGAAAAAGAAAGTTGGAATAAGTAGGTTATTCCAACTAGTTATCGTTTTACTCTTCTACTTTAATTGCCTGGTTCGGGCATGCTTCCTCACATGCACCGCATTCTACGCACTCGTCATTGTCGACTACTGCGATTCCCTTCTCTTCATCAAGAGCGATTGCATCATTGGGGCATTCATCGACACAGCTTCCACATCCGGAACATTCATCTGCATTAACTGTTGCTGGCATATTTATTCACACTCCTTTTTGATTGCTCGATATATACCTGGAAATTAAATAGTGCGTTTTGAAACTTCCATAGGATATCGAAAAGTTTGGTCATAACGCCATTGACAAGACAAACATAAAAACTTATCGCTTTTTAGCAAAAGGAAGCTTTCTAAAATCAGGATGGAGTTAACCACCCAACAATTAGAAAATCACATTGAAAGTTGCAAAATAAAGGGAAAATTAAAAAAGCTTATTTAACACACTGAATCGTGCATGGCAATTCCAGCATCAGTCAGGCGATACATTCCTTCTTCGAGTTTCAGAAAGCCTTCTTTTAATAGGAAATCCATGTGGAACTTAAAGAAGAAGTCATTTAATCCGGATTCTTCCTTTAGCTGTTTTTCAGTCTTTCCAAAGATTCCAACAATCCTCAGGAGCTTTCTTCTTGCAGGATTTATGGAAATCTTTTCCATCATCATATGTTCCAGTTTGACAGCTTCTCCTTCGGTAGGCTCGCTTTTGTTCTCGAAATAAACATCAAGTTCATCGATTTCCTCGCTCATATTAGTACTCCTTTAGTTTTTTGTATTTATTGAAATCAACCCTTTTTTAAATAGTTGCAACAGGGATGAGTGTGATTACAACCCTCTAAATTAAGTAGTGGGTTCCTACCGTAGCTTTAAGTTTAGTTGTAAGTTTAGCTTGAAATTAACTTTGAGTTCAGCCTTAAGTTCAGATTTAGATTAGCTTTAAGTTCAGATTTAGATTAGCTTTAAGTTCAGATTTAGATTAGCTTTAAGTTCAGATTTAGATTAGCTTTAAGTTAAGCCTGACCTATTTTCAATCGTCTTTCCTGTATATATTAACCTTGCATATTTGCTCATGTGCATGTTCACCATGACTCTCAGAGTGAGCACCAGTATCATGTTCATGAACTTCCTTTTTAAAGATAAAACCTGATTTCTCGAGATTTCCTTCAAGAGTACTTTCAATTATCTCTATTAGTTTAGATTTTGGGACCTTTGTAACTGCAGAAAGCAGTCTGAGTTCTGTTTTCTTATCTTCCAGGTCAGGGAGAAGTTCTACTTGAGGCACTTCTTTAGAAGAAGTTACACTGCCCTTAACTGCAGACTCTGGAAGTTTCATGGAAAGCTTTACATGCCCTACAAACTCAGGGTTAACTTTCCGAATCCTGTCCTGAATGGTCTGAAGATTTTCTTCTACGAAACATGCACTTTCTTCAGGACTGAAGTCCTGTGATCCAAGTGTATAGAGAACTGAGTAAGCCGAAACCTCCGAAAACTCAATGGAATTTTTCTTTTCCAGGGAAGGCTTCTTAAATCCAGGTATATCGAGAAGGAGAAGCAACTTTTCGAATTGATCATCTTGATGCTTTGCAGAAAATTTCAGAAGCTGAGCTTCAGGGTTTATATCATAGAGCATTTTCTCAGCAGCCAGGACAGTTTCTACAGGTGTTACATCAATCTTGTTTATGCCGAGAATTTCAGCATCTTTTATCTGCGTCTCTACGAACTTCGGGATCTCTTTTGCCTCGGTCCCGAACCGTACAGGGTCTATAAGGGTTACTATCGGGGAAAAGGATAGCTCAGAGAGTCCCATTGTTTCGATTTCGTCCCGTATCTGACCAGGGAAGGCGATTCCTGTCGGTTCGATAATAACAATGTCAGGCATAAACTCTTCCTCAAGGGTCTGAAGGGTATACTGCATGCTTATCCTAAGTGTACAACAGATGCAACCACTTGTAAGCTCCTCAGTTACAATGCCAGGCCTTGTAAGCATATCCCCATCAAGCCCAATTTCCCCTATTTCGTTTACAATAATTGCAATCTTTTTCCCTGCGTTACTTAGCTGCCTGCTGATTCTCAGTATAGTGGTCGTTTTCCCGCTTCCAAGAAAACCTCCTATGATCATGACTTTCATGTTTCTCTCCTTTTTTCAATAATGAAATTGTTTTTTAGACGGTCGAGAAGTATAATCTATTTTAAGATATATATAAAATTGACAGTGCCACTCGGATCAGCAGAGTAAAATGCAAACCTTTTTTAAAAACTGCTTGACCGCAAGCCTTTTCAAAAAAGGCTTGAGCGAAAACCCCTGATAACGTTAAATTCGAAAAACTTATCCCCTAACCCTATAGGCGTGATCACAAGCCTTTTTTAAAAAGGCTTGAGCGAAAATAGTGCATGAAATTCTTCCTCTGGTAACGGAGTGATCACAAGCCTTTTAAAAACGCTTGAGCGAAAATAGTGCATGAAATTCTTCCCCTAGTAACGGCGTGATCACAAGCCTTTTTTAAAAAGGCTTGAGCGAAAATAGTGCATGAAATTCTTCCCCTAGTAACGGCGTGATCAACCGGCGCAACAGTTGCGGGTCAGCGGTTGCAGGTCAACGGTTGCGGGTCAACAGGGTCAATTTATAGATTGAAAAGCTGTTTTTCAATTACTGATGAAGATGAATTTAGAAAGTCTCAGCTTTTCTCCCGGCTGCACCTGGACAACATGCGCTCTGGATCAAGAAGAGTATTCAAGGGGAAATTCAAACAAGGGGAAACTCAAACAAGATGATCTAAGTTGTTTCCATAGTAAGGGCAGTCGATATGATATGTTAAGTTATTAGAAAAAAGACTAGCAATATGATTTTAATAGAAAAATAGATTGCGTTCTCATCAAAGAACCTGGAAGTTCTGAACGGTTTTAAGAGATTTTGTTTATGTGGGAAGAGATACTGAGGTACTAGACTCACGGGTTGCGAGCTTTGGTTAATTCTCTTTCCGTTTTATCCCCTTACCTGTGGAGTAGATATTAATGAATGGGGTGTTAAAGGGATGAGAACGCAATTCATACTATGCACTTACAGTATATAATATTTTTAGCACAGAATGTTATGCAATTATCTTGATGTTAACATATCATTATAATTTCAGTCCATCCCAATAAGTTTATACGACCGTTATAACATTATCATATACCTGTATAAGTGGGGCTTCCACACCTTATTTATCAACTAAACTGAGGTATGATTGATAAATCTATGTAAAAGAATGTTTTTTTGGATATATGTGAAAAAATCAGTTTGAAAGAAAAAACGGAGTATCTGTCTAACCTTAATTTTCAGATTTGGGGGGATAAATTTAAGGCAAAAATTAGGATGAGCTTCCCTAGAATAAGGGATAAGGTAAGGTCTGGAAATTTCTTCTAGTATTGAGTTAGCTAAAAACAATTTAATTTATATCAACAGAATAATTTATATATCCCTTAGTCAAGATGAGAGAAAATAAAGAAGCTGCAGAACTAGATTTATCCTGGAATCACTTAGTGATCAGTCTCTTGTATTAATTTTACGGTCACTTAGTAGTCGCTTGATAATTACTTTAAAGTACCTTGTGGTCACGTTATAATCACTCGCAGGAGCATTTGCATGCAAAGCAAGCTAATCACGCCGGAAATAAAAGCTTTCCTTATTTCAATTGGTTCGGTTTCCATAGATTCCTCACTTATCCCACGGGCTCGAGGTTCAACTGCGGGTCCGGGGGCAGGTACGAGTTCAGTTTTTTTCAGGTCTGGAGAAAAACGGGTGAGACTCAGCATAAGCAAAGACTCCCCACTTTCAATTTTGAAAGTTGAAGGTGAAGGAAATGTTGGAGTTTTTTACCAAGGAAAAGAGCTAGTAAGGGGAAAACTTGAGCGCGCCCCTGCACACTGCCCTGATCAGGCTTTTATAACCCTTTGTGAAAGATGCGTGTTTGACTGCAAATACTGTCCTGTGCCTAAGTTGCAGGGGCATGTTAAGAGTGAGGAAGAGGTTCTTAGTATAGTTGAGGAGGTTTTGCAGGCAGGAAACCTGAAAGCTATTTCCCTTACCTCGGGCGTTGAAACCTCAATAGAAGGAGAGGTTGAGCGTGTGCTCAAACTGCTTCCTGCTCTCAAAAAGTACGATGTTCCTATTGGAGTTTCGGTGTACCCTACAGAAGGGTGTTCCAGAAAATTCTATGAAGCAGGAGCTTCTGAAGTAAAATACAATGTTGAAACTATGGACAGGAAAATATTCAAAAAAGTTTGTGGAGATCTGTCCCTTGATTATATTCTGGATAGACTAAGGGAGGCTGTGGACGTTTTCGGAAAAAATCGAGTTTTCAGTAATTTTATAATAGGGCTTGGGGAAAGTGACGATTCTGTAAGAGATGGAGTCGAGGCCCTTGCGCAAATAGGAGTGATTCCTATTCTGAGACCGATAAACCCACATCCTCTGAGAATAGAAGATTGCTTTATGGAACGTCCGTCCTCTGACCGCCTTTTAAAGCTTGCAAAGCTCGAAGCCGAAATACTCAAAAAACACGGGCTCGATCCAGGGCTTGCAAAAACCATGTGCCTGAAATGTACAGGTTGTGACCTTGTTCCTTTTATTGATTTTTAATTTCCACATTTTTATTTTTCTTTCGAAAATTTGATTTTATTCTCAAAGATCCAGTCTTAAATGAGACTTGTGCATTTGAGCAGTTAAATCAAACACAAAAACCATTTCAGTAAACCTTCATATCAAGCAACTAAAGGCTTAACGCTATCGATTTTCATTTCAATCACACATATTCCTGCTTTTATTCTTTAAGAGGAACCCCATTGTTTCCACTGGAGAATTTCACAAATTAATTTTTTTACAACTATTAATTAGTTTACTTTTTTCTTTGGCATGAAAGTACGTGATTATTTGTTTTTCACGTACTCTCTTGTTCCTTTTTTCCCATAATTGCGATAATACCACTAATTATTGTTATCCTTTCATCAACCGAGAATATCTCGGTTTCCACAATCTTCCTCTTTTGAACTTCTCCTTTTTCATACCCTGTTTCATCTTGGTACATCTCATCCTTTGTGATAAGATGCCATATTATTGTTGCAATTTTCCTTGCCAGGGCAATAATTGCCTTTGCATATCCAATTGACTTCTTTTTCCTGTTAAAAAATTCTTTTAACCTGCTATTCTTCTTTCTTGCTGCTGCTTGAGCAATCTGAGTTAGAATCCACCTTGCTACTTTTGATCCTCTCTTAGTGATTCTTCCGTTATGATATTTATCTGCAGATTGATACACATTAGGAACTATTCCAAGCCACGAAGCAAGCTTATCTCCCGTTGGAAAATCACTAAAACTTCCTATTTCAGCAATTAGAGTCGCTGCACCAAGTTCTCCAATACCTGGAACTGACATTAAAATCTCCATTTCCCTTTTATGCTTTTGATAAGCATAATTGAAAATTTCCCTTTCTAGAGTCTCAATCTCATCATCTAAATGTTTTATAAGGTTAAGGCATATCTGAAGCCTGATTGCAGCACTCTGGGATATTTCTCTGTCAAGAATATCTCTTATCTGAACAGCTTTTTTCCGAACATTTGGAGAAAGATATTCTATAATCTGGTCAACGTTTTTACCTGAAGATATTCCTGCTAGAATTGCTCTACCATTTTTCCCAAAAATGTCAGTAAGCACATCACCCAGATGTAACATTTCGGAAGAAAGAATAGCATGAGATTCATTTTTAATATCTGTTCTTTTTCTTACCAGAGTTAACCTGAGCCTAACATATGACCTGAATTCTCTATGCCTTTTTGGAAAAACTCTCGATGGTTGAATCATTTTATTCAATGCAAGTTGTGCAATTACTTCTGAGTCTATTTTATCAGTTTTTTTATGTGTAAATGCCTTCATATCCCGAGCATTTCCAACTATAACAGGCAAATGATCTGTCAATGCCCCATAAATCGGAACCCAAAAATCACTTGTTGATTCACAGGCTACAACGTCACATTTTTCTGATGTTACCCAATTTTTAAGGTTTAAAATCCCATCATCATCTCTGGCAAAACGTTGTTGCTGTTTTTCACCGGATCTACTCAGAATTGTAGCAATAAAAAAATGTTTGTGAATATCTAAACCACAAGATTTGTTTATTTCCCCTTCCAATTTAGATTACTCCATCATTTCAAGGACAGTAGAATTGCCTCAAAGGCAATTTGGCATTCGTGATCAAAGTCACATCTGGGCCTTCGATGGCAATTCAAGGGTTAGTTTTTTGACGGTTTCGGAGAACCAAAGTAAAAACAACCTTCCTGTCCAAGGTAATGATGGAGTTAAATTCTAAAAAAGGTAAGGAAATAAGACTTTCATTCTCTGGGCATGTTATTCGAAGAATATCATGTGTGTTTTTTGTTATATTTCTATATATTTTTTGAATTTGTTTCCCAAGTTTTAATATTTATGTGAAAATTGATTTATTTTATTTTTGATGCTAGTTTTAAAAGTTTTAAAGTCCCTTTATGTCCAATTCTTTCTTATATAATTCATGTATAATTTGCTTACTATACTCAAATATTTGTTTTCTTACTCGCATTAACTCTTATCTTTTAATTTTCACTACTGAGAATTTTAGTACCCCCTTATTTCCACTGGAATCTATGGATTAACAGTCGGTTTTTTCTAAAATATATACACCCTAGTTTAATTCAGGCTTTTTCAAGCAAACGCAAAAGTATCTGAAAAAAGTTCATGCCAAGTAAAGCATATTTTCTCTTACTCGACATTTTCTCGTTTATCCTCCTGTGTTTTTCTTTTATCATTCGTTCTGCATTAGCACATGAAATGACTTTGAGTCAATTTGTTCTTAAAATAATGTTCTTGATAGCTATTTACAAGATTATAACTTAGAGTTGTAAGAACAAAAGAATAAAACTAGAAATTTTAAGGATGATAGTTCCAAAAAAGGAGACTGAATTTTGGGAAATAGCAAGCTATGATAGAAATAGCAGGCTATGAGTAATAAACTATGAGTAATAAACTATGAGTAATAAACTATGAGTAATAAGAGTGGACCTGGAATATAAAATTTCAAGATTTTTAACCCGAACTTTTTCTTTTTCGAAAATTCCCAAGTCCTATTCACATTTATTAAGTTTTATTCATAAATCTAATTCATATTCATACATCTTAGTCATATTCATACCTAATTATATGGGTACGTTTAGCACAGTACTCTGGAAGGGAGATCTGTATAAAAAATTTATACCCGTTTGTTTCCACTGGAAAGGGTGAAACTCATAAGAGTGAAACTGGACCTCCTAACCTTCTTCTTTCTATTTCGACTTAAATTTCGCTTGTTCCTTGAGATTAAACTTTAGCTTTGAATTCTTACATCAAGCTTTTTAACCTTCAGGCTTACTTACCCAACTTCGATAGTTCTTCCGCGCTTACGCCTTCATGAACCACTTTTGCAATTCTTCGGACAAGGCCTGTAGGGTCCTGCGCCTGGAAAACATTTCTTCCTATGGCAACTCCCTTTCCTCCGGCTTCGAGAGATCCTTCGATCATTTCCAGCAGTTCCTGTTCAGAATCCATTTTTGGACCACCTGCGATGATCACGGGTACAGGGCAACCTTCAACTACTTCTTTAAAAGTATCAGGATTTCCGGTATAGTTTGTTTTGATTATATCGGCTCCAAGTTCGGCTCCGATTCGAGCTGCATGTTTTACGACATCCACATCGTATTCAGAACGAACTTTTTTCCCACGCGGATACATCATTGCAAGGAGGGGAATTCCCCATTCGTCACACTTTCCTGCCACATAACCTAGCCCCTGCAGCATTTCATATTCGTCTTCAGCTCCGACATTTACATGAACTGATACGGCATCGGCTCCGACTTTTATAGCTTCTTCCACGGTTGTTACCAGAACCTTATGGTTCGGGTCAGGAGAAAGAGAAGTTGAAGCTGAAAGATGTATTATAAGGCCCACATCATGCCCGTATCCACGGTGTCCGTACTTCGCAAGCCCCATGTGCCCGAGTACGGCATTTGCCCCACCTTCTGCGACCTTGTTTACAGTTTCCTGAAGATTTTTAAGCCCTTTAATTGGACCTGCACCTACACCATGGTCCATAGGAATAATAATTGCATTACCTGTATTTCGGTTGAATATACGTTCCATCCTTACGGATTTACCTATAGTGTTCATAGGTTGCATATTTAGAATTACAGGATATAAACTTTATCAGTATATTCTCTAAGGAACTAAATATCAGGATTTCTTTTGCTCACTTTTCGCGAGTTCGATTCTCGGGAACTAGAGGCTAAAAAATATAGATATTAAGGGAAAATTCAAGGATAAACTATATAAAATAAAGTAGATAGAAAGACGATAAAAACGGTTAAAAAGATTAAAATGGTTAAAACGATCAAAAAAATTAAAAATGTTGAAAACGAGTATAAAGACTAAAAAAACTAAAAGGTTAAAAAGACTAAAAAATTAAAAAGGTTGAAAAAGTTAAGCAGGTTGAAAAAGTTTAGAAAAAACTTATACGCTTTTTGATAACTTATTTTATATTTTCGTTCTGATAAATCCCTGAATACCCATTTTCTACTTCACCGTCCAGAGTATAGAATAAGAGCTGCATAATTCTGGCATCTTTTTTC belongs to Methanosarcina barkeri 3 and includes:
- the larC gene encoding nickel pincer cofactor biosynthesis protein LarC, with the protein product MKALVFNPFSGAAGDMILGCTLDLGADRKMVKELIEASVDVSVDIREVVKKGIKALDVRINVPEKEPVRKYPEILDMVKAAKLPPNVEASALDIFSRMAEAEASVHGQPDLEKLHFHEVGQSDALADIIGSSAAIHSLNCESIYCTPINVGSGTIKCAHGILPVPAPATLELLRKGKFYFRGGIEQKELLTPTGAAILSHFARPLEAFPQGRVISIGYGAGDSELSGPNVLQGMLCELDSCLIPDIIEVLETNADDVSGEVLGNLFEELLTMGARDVAILPATMKKGRPAHVIKVIAKPEDTAKLARKIIIETGSLGVRVIPTRHRLMAARRIELVQFEIEGQIYESAVKIARDSEGILLNISAEFEDCKKIAKKSGIPVKEVMRKAEEAARKTFS
- the asd gene encoding aspartate-semialdehyde dehydrogenase, yielding MVAIKAGILGATGAVGQRFVEALANHPWFEITALAASERSAGKTYKEAAGWRLDTAMPESVKDIKVVPVDPKTVDADVVFSALPADLALTVEPEFAKAGFAVASNASSYRMEKDIPLVIPEVNPEHLGLLEVQQDARGWDGYIITNPNCSTIVMTVTLKPLMQFGLETIQVATMQAISGAGFSGVAAMAIYDNIIPYIGSEEQKMETETLKLLGEFNGSEIVPADMRVSASCHRVPVTDGHTEAIWAGMRDKPTPEEVRKAFLNFNPGLKELPSEPSKSLIVREEIDRPQPRLDRNMGKGMSVSVGRIREGIRYIAMGHNTIRGAAGASVLNAELLHSMGKL
- a CDS encoding 2-amino-3,7-dideoxy-D-threo-hept-6-ulosonate synthase, giving the protein MNTIGKSVRMERIFNRNTGNAIIIPMDHGVGAGPIKGLKNLQETVNKVAEGGANAVLGHMGLAKYGHRGYGHDVGLIIHLSASTSLSPDPNHKVLVTTVEEAIKVGADAVSVHVNVGAEDEYEMLQGLGYVAGKCDEWGIPLLAMMYPRGKKVRSEYDVDVVKHAARIGAELGADIIKTNYTGNPDTFKEVVEGCPVPVIIAGGPKMDSEQELLEMIEGSLEAGGKGVAIGRNVFQAQDPTGLVRRIAKVVHEGVSAEELSKLGK
- a CDS encoding GTP-binding protein; its protein translation is MKVMIIGGFLGSGKTTTILRISRQLSNAGKKIAIIVNEIGEIGLDGDMLTRPGIVTEELTSGCICCTLRISMQYTLQTLEEEFMPDIVIIEPTGIAFPGQIRDEIETMGLSELSFSPIVTLIDPVRFGTEAKEIPKFVETQIKDAEILGINKIDVTPVETVLAAEKMLYDINPEAQLLKFSAKHQDDQFEKLLLLLDIPGFKKPSLEKKNSIEFSEVSAYSVLYTLGSQDFSPEESACFVEENLQTIQDRIRKVNPEFVGHVKLSMKLPESAVKGSVTSSKEVPQVELLPDLEDKKTELRLLSAVTKVPKSKLIEIIESTLEGNLEKSGFIFKKEVHEHDTGAHSESHGEHAHEQICKVNIYRKDD
- a CDS encoding IS110 family transposase, yielding MEGEINKSCGLDIHKHFFIATILSRSGEKQQQRFARDDDGILNLKNWVTSEKCDVVACESTSDFWVPIYGALTDHLPVIVGNARDMKAFTHKKTDKIDSEVIAQLALNKMIQPSRVFPKRHREFRSYVRLRLTLVRKRTDIKNESHAILSSEMLHLGDVLTDIFGKNGRAILAGISSGKNVDQIIEYLSPNVRKKAVQIRDILDREISQSAAIRLQICLNLIKHLDDEIETLEREIFNYAYQKHKREMEILMSVPGIGELGAATLIAEIGSFSDFPTGDKLASWLGIVPNVYQSADKYHNGRITKRGSKVARWILTQIAQAAARKKNSRLKEFFNRKKKSIGYAKAIIALARKIATIIWHLITKDEMYQDETGYEKGEVQKRKIVETEIFSVDERITIISGIIAIMGKKEQEST
- a CDS encoding 4Fe-4S binding protein — protein: MPATVNADECSGCGSCVDECPNDAIALDEEKGIAVVDNDECVECGACEEACPNQAIKVEE
- a CDS encoding radical SAM protein; the protein is MQSKLITPEIKAFLISIGSVSIDSSLIPRARGSTAGPGAGTSSVFFRSGEKRVRLSISKDSPLSILKVEGEGNVGVFYQGKELVRGKLERAPAHCPDQAFITLCERCVFDCKYCPVPKLQGHVKSEEEVLSIVEEVLQAGNLKAISLTSGVETSIEGEVERVLKLLPALKKYDVPIGVSVYPTEGCSRKFYEAGASEVKYNVETMDRKIFKKVCGDLSLDYILDRLREAVDVFGKNRVFSNFIIGLGESDDSVRDGVEALAQIGVIPILRPINPHPLRIEDCFMERPSSDRLLKLAKLEAEILKKHGLDPGLAKTMCLKCTGCDLVPFIDF